The region CTGATACCTCCAGCAAACCTCACAGTTCACCTTCAACGGCTTACAGAACGCTCCCCTACCCAACAACACATAGTGTCGCTGCCGCAGCTTCGGTGCATGGTTTAGCCCCGTTACATCTTCCGCGCAGGCCGACTCGACCAGTGAGCTATTACGCTTTCTTTAAATGATGGCTGCTTCTAAGCCAACATCCTGGCTGTCTGTGCCTTCCCACATCGTTTCCCACTTAACCATGACTTTGGGACCTTAGCTGGCGGTCTGGGTTGTTTCCCTCTTCACGACGGACGTTAGCACCCGCCGTGTGTCTCCCGTGATAACATTCTCCGGTATTCGCAGTTTGCATCGGGTTGGTAAGCCGGGATGGCCCCCTAGCCGAAACAGTGCTCTACCCCCGGAGATGAGTTCACGAGGCGCTACCTAAATAGCTTTCGGGGAGAACCAGCTATCTCCCGGTTTGATTGGCCTTTCACCCCCAGCCACAAGTCATCCGCTAATTTTTCAACATTAGTCGGTTCGGTCCTCCAGTTAGTGTTACCCAACCTTCAACCTGCCCATGGCTAGATCACCGGGTTTCGGGTCTATACCCTGCAACTTAACGCCCAGTTAAGACTCGGTTTCCCTGCGGCTCCCCTATACGGTTAACCTTGCTACAGAATATAAGTCGCTGACCCATTATACAAAAGGTACGCAGTCACCTGACAAATCAGGCTCCCACTGCTTGTACGTACACGGTTTCAGGTTCTGTTTCACTCCCCTCGCCGGGGTTCTTTTCGCCTTTCCCTCACGGTACTGGTTCACTATCGGTCAGTCAGGAGTATTTAGCCTTGGAGGATGGTCCCCCCATATTCAGACAGGATACCACGTGTCCCGCCCTACTCTTCGAACTCACAGTATGTGCATTTTTGTGTACGGGAGTATCACCCTGTACCCTGCGACTTTCCAGACGCTTCCACTAATGCACAAACTGATTCAGGTTCTGGGCTGTTCCCCGTTCGCTCGCCGCTACTGGGGGAATCTCGGTTGATTTCTTTTCCTCTGGGTACTTAGATGTTTCAGTTCCCCAGGTTCGCCTCGCAACACTATGTATTCATGTTGCGATGATGCACAGAGTGCACCGGGTTTCCCCATTCGGACATCGTCGGCTGTAGCGGTTCATATCACCTTACCGACGCTTTACGCAGATTAGCACGTCCTTCATCGCCTCTGACTGCCAGGGCATCCACCGTGTACGCTTAGTCGCTTAACCTCACAACCCACAGGCGTTTTGCAACGCATGCAGACTGCAAGCATTTGAGAGACTCGAACACATCGATAGCTTCATTCTTATTACGGAGAATGAATACGACGTGTCGTTTCAATTTTCAGCTTGTTCCGGATTGTTAAAGAGCAAATATCTCAAACGCAGCTCGTAAGCTGGTTTTGAGATACCGTGGAGACACCTTTCACCTGTCACCAAGCAAGTGGCGTCCCCTAGGGGATTCGAACCCCTGTTACCGCCGTGAAAGGGCGGTGTCCTAGGCCTCTAGACGAAGGGGACACGATAGTGTCACGACTTCGCAGCCGTCTTGCTCATTACTTTTCTATCAGACAATCTGTGTGAGCACTGCGCGGGAAGGTATCTTCAGGTAAGGAGGTGATCCAACCGCAGGTTCCCCTACGGTTACCTTGTTACGACTTCACCCCAGTCATGAATCACAAAGTGGTAAGCGCCCTCCCGAAGGTTAAGCTACCTACTTCTTTTGCAACCCACTCCCATGGTGTGACGGGCGGTGTGTACAAGGCCCGGGAACGTATTCACCGTAGCATTCTGATCTACGATTACTAGCGATTCCGACTTCATGGAGTCGAGTTGCAGACTCCAATCCGGACTACGACGCACTTTATGAGGTCCGCTTGCTCTCGCGAGGTCGCTTCTCTTTGTATGCGCCATTGTAGCACGTGTGTAGCCCTACTCGTAAGGGCCATGATGACTTGACGTCATCCCCACCTTCCTCCAGTTTATCACTGGCAGTCTCCTTTGAGTTCCCGGCCGGACCGCTGGCAACAAAGGATAAGGGTTGCGCTCGTTGCGGGACTTAACCCAACATTTCACAACACGAGCTGACGACAGCCATGCAGCACCTGTCTCAGCGTTCCCGAAGGCACTAAGGTATCTCTACCGAATTCGCTGGATGTCAAGAGTAGGTAAGGTTCTTCGCGTTGCATCGAATTAAACCACATGCTCCACCGCTTGTGCGGGCCCCCGTCAATTCATTTGAGTTTTAACCTTGCGGCCGTACTCCCCAGGCGGTCGACTTAACGCGTTAGCTCCGGAAGCCACGCCTCAAGGGCACAACCTCCAAGTCGACATCGTTTACGGCGTGGACTACCAGGGTATCTAATCCTGTTTGCTCCCCACGCTTTCGCACCTGAGCGTCAGTCTTTGTCCAGGGGGCCGCCTTCGCCACCGGTATTCCTCCAGATCTCTACGCATTTCACCGCTACACCTGGAATTCTACCCCCCTCTACAAGACTCTAGCCTGCCAGTTTCGAATGCAGTTCCCAGGTTAAGCCCGGGGATTTCACATCCGACTTGACAGACCGCCTGCGTGCGCTTTACGCCCAGTAATTCCGATTAACGCTTGCACCCTCCGTATTACCGCGGCTGCTGGCACGGAGTTAGCCGGTGCTTCTTCTGCGGGTAACGTCAATCGCCAAGGTTATTAACCTTAACGCCTTCCTCCCCGCTGAAAGTACTTTACAACCCGAAGGCCTTCTTCATACACGCGGCATGGCTGCATCAGGCTTGCGCCCATTGTGCAATATTCCCCACTGCTGCCTCCCGTAGGAGTCTGGACCGTGTCTCAGTTCCAGTGTGGCTGGTCATCCTCTCAGACCAGCTAGGGATCGTCGCCTAGGTGAGCCATTACCCCACCTACTAGCTAATCCCATCTGGGCACATCCGATGGTGTGAGGCCCGAAGGTCCCCCACTTTGGTCCGAAGACGTTATGCGGTATTAGCTACCGTTTCCAGTAGTTATCCCCCTCCATCGGGCAGTTTCCCAGACATTACTCACCCGTCCGCCACTCGTCACCCGAGAGCAAGCTCTCTGTGCTACCGTTCGACTTGCATGTGTTAGGCCTGCCGCCAGCGTTCAATCTGAGCCATGATCAAACTCTTCAATTTAAAGTTTGATTTGCTGCAACAAGTGCAGCGATGCTCATCTGTAAAACGTCATAATGAATTTCATTATGTGTTCACTCGTGAGACTTGATATTTTTTACGTCCGGAGACGCTGATATCAATCCTGCGAGTGCCCACACAGATTGTCTGATAAATTGTTAAAGAGCGGTGCAATCAGCGCCTTAAGCTGCTGTTGCGAGGTGGCGTATATTACGCTTTCCTCCTTCAGAGTCAAACACTTTTTTCAGCGTTTTTCTCCGGCGGGGTGAATTTCTCACTCCCTGCTGAGCCGTCTGCGTTGCCGCTTTGCCGTCTCAGTGGTGGCGCATTATAGGGAGTTATTCGGAGCTGACAAGGGTTTATTGCAAAAAAATGATCGTTCGACCTAAATTTAGCCACAACGCTCTATTTCACAACGATTTGCCTGGTAACTGCACAAAATCCTGGGCAAAAACCGCCACTTTATTCCAATCGGTGTATTCCACTTCTTTAGAGGTATCCGTCTCACCGCCCGTCATACGCATAATCAGTTGAATCATGACACGATCAAACCAGCGATAACGGGGGTAGCGCAGCGCGCCGGCAAATACTGCACAGCAATCTGGCTGCCAGGGGGATTGCTCGAGAAACTTGTGCGTGTACGCATTAGTCGCTGGCGTGCATTTATCCGCTTTTCGCGCGGTAAGGTTGACGCTGAAAAAGCCACTGACGCGCTGGTGCAGCTCAGCCTTGTGCTGAGTGACAAACTTCATCAATGCCGGATGGAAATGCCCGTAACGGATCGATGCACCAATCAGCACGCGATCATACTGCGCCCACTCAACTTTTTGCGCTTCCAGCAAATCAATCACATCGCACAGCTGTTGCGGCGCTAATGTCTGCGCAATACGCGCCGCGATCTCGCGGGTTTGCCCATCGCGGCTGGAAT is a window of Pantoea rwandensis DNA encoding:
- the hemG gene encoding menaquinone-dependent protoporphyrinogen IX dehydrogenase, giving the protein MKALILYSSRDGQTREIAARIAQTLAPQQLCDVIDLLEAQKVEWAQYDRVLIGASIRYGHFHPALMKFVTQHKAELHQRVSGFFSVNLTARKADKCTPATNAYTHKFLEQSPWQPDCCAVFAGALRYPRYRWFDRVMIQLIMRMTGGETDTSKEVEYTDWNKVAVFAQDFVQLPGKSL